One genomic segment of Dysosmobacter sp. Marseille-Q4140 includes these proteins:
- a CDS encoding DUF2812 domain-containing protein: MKEQKRFLMTDTSWDTGAMEAWLEEMFARGWHLTECGFRFATFRRGEPIRVRCRMMPAARETLEARQEREEVYTQLGWEYLANLTDRYYIYICKNPDAPELETDPVAAAWIRDRLLRKGWRDLLLAWLALAAVAAFAVYRIANSETPVETAIRGVGISAPLSAVLLAWAVWETVDTLRRVRLLRRQMAVGLPQSHTGDWRRARRRAGMVLGAMLLMDLLVIGYPFLRLGTSWGEGLDELTHPVPCLMGWQLDETLTEADRTSGTCLMNPTFLNPGHYDVWDRYTGERSVINQCDILLLSCLAEPLYREWQTRIPVFAEAELTELDHPGFDGVSLARSGENTYLLLWQDKIVLYVGAFGVAGAEAHLDDYAALLREFQ; this comes from the coding sequence ATGAAAGAGCAAAAGCGGTTTTTGATGACGGATACCAGCTGGGATACCGGAGCCATGGAGGCCTGGCTGGAGGAGATGTTTGCCCGGGGATGGCATCTGACGGAGTGCGGCTTCCGGTTCGCCACATTCCGGCGGGGGGAGCCCATCCGGGTCCGCTGCCGGATGATGCCCGCCGCCAGGGAGACCCTGGAGGCCCGGCAGGAGCGGGAGGAGGTTTATACCCAACTGGGCTGGGAATACCTCGCGAACCTGACGGACCGCTATTACATTTACATTTGCAAGAACCCCGATGCCCCGGAGTTGGAGACGGACCCGGTGGCCGCCGCCTGGATCCGGGACCGGCTGCTGCGGAAGGGGTGGCGGGACCTGCTCCTGGCCTGGCTGGCCCTGGCGGCGGTGGCTGCTTTTGCAGTTTATCGGATCGCCAACTCCGAGACCCCAGTGGAGACGGCCATCCGGGGCGTGGGGATCAGCGCGCCCCTCAGCGCGGTGCTGCTGGCCTGGGCGGTGTGGGAGACGGTGGATACCCTCCGCCGCGTCCGCCTGCTCCGCCGCCAGATGGCGGTGGGACTGCCCCAGTCCCACACCGGCGACTGGCGGCGGGCGCGCCGTCGGGCGGGGATGGTCCTGGGGGCAATGCTCCTGATGGACCTCCTGGTCATCGGCTATCCGTTTTTGCGGCTGGGCACCAGCTGGGGAGAGGGACTGGATGAGCTGACCCATCCCGTGCCCTGCCTCATGGGCTGGCAGCTGGACGAGACCCTGACGGAGGCGGACCGGACCTCCGGCACCTGCCTGATGAACCCGACCTTTTTGAACCCCGGCCACTACGACGTCTGGGACCGCTACACCGGGGAGCGGAGCGTCATCAACCAGTGCGACATTTTGCTGCTTTCCTGTCTGGCGGAGCCGCTGTACCGGGAGTGGCAGACGAGGATCCCCGTCTTCGCGGAGGCGGAGCTGACAGAGCTGGACCACCCCGGCTTTGACGGCGTGAGCTTGGCCCGATCCGGGGAGAACACCTACCTGCTGCTGTGGCAGGACAAAATCGTGCTGTATGTGGGCGCCTTCGGCGTGGCGGGCGCAGAGGCACATCTGGACGACTACGCGGCGTTGCTGAGGGAATTCCAGTAG
- a CDS encoding DUF2812 domain-containing protein, which yields MKRKWTPYPANIWDVETVERWLEDEAARGWRLDGSRQWGGGLVRLLRTEPAVCRVRVQPVGFVSQEAWQERLETFRELGWTFGATFNWHFHMAAFYCDDPAVPELDTDMEVWAMVWRKAFVWGLWESVGLGALGLALLASMVLLGWEFTVTEPLVLLAVQVLGGAGLTLWTALSVPKLLRLRRQASAGLREPPGGSWRRAARWGRVFAVVLVLSAPLINLGNLFHQAEKWDTWATLPALTVQAVDGEDWDIDLRVGGLASPNLRITWREGETTYTAVCWQARWEPLAEAIRHLQMAETEGAWQTEAGMDHLSEGQTRAALLLRGNTVAYAEAAGPGADDGTVTDYAIQMADCAEGW from the coding sequence ATGAAGCGGAAGTGGACGCCGTACCCGGCGAATATCTGGGACGTGGAGACGGTGGAGCGGTGGCTGGAGGACGAGGCCGCCCGGGGCTGGCGGCTGGACGGGTCCCGGCAGTGGGGCGGCGGGCTGGTGCGCCTTCTGCGGACGGAGCCGGCAGTCTGCCGGGTACGGGTACAGCCGGTGGGGTTCGTCAGCCAGGAGGCCTGGCAGGAGCGGCTGGAGACCTTCCGGGAACTGGGCTGGACCTTCGGCGCCACGTTCAACTGGCATTTTCATATGGCGGCGTTCTACTGTGACGACCCCGCCGTCCCGGAACTGGACACGGATATGGAGGTCTGGGCCATGGTTTGGCGGAAGGCCTTTGTCTGGGGGCTGTGGGAGAGCGTCGGCCTGGGTGCCCTGGGCCTGGCGCTGCTGGCCAGCATGGTGCTGCTGGGCTGGGAGTTCACGGTGACGGAGCCGCTGGTGCTCCTGGCGGTCCAGGTTCTGGGCGGCGCGGGACTGACGCTGTGGACGGCGCTGTCGGTGCCGAAGCTCCTGCGGCTGCGGCGGCAGGCGTCGGCGGGCCTTCGGGAACCGCCCGGAGGAAGCTGGCGGCGGGCCGCCCGGTGGGGGCGGGTGTTCGCCGTCGTACTGGTCCTGAGCGCACCGCTGATCAATCTGGGCAATCTGTTCCATCAGGCGGAGAAGTGGGACACGTGGGCAACGCTGCCTGCGCTGACAGTCCAGGCTGTGGATGGTGAGGACTGGGACATCGACCTTCGGGTGGGGGGTCTCGCTTCCCCAAATCTGCGGATCACCTGGCGGGAGGGGGAGACCACCTATACCGCCGTCTGCTGGCAGGCCCGCTGGGAGCCGCTGGCGGAGGCAATCCGGCATCTGCAAATGGCGGAGACAGAGGGAGCCTGGCAGACGGAGGCGGGAATGGACCATCTGTCCGAGGGGCAGACCCGGGCCGCCCTGCTCCTCCGCGGAAACACCGTGGCTTACGCGGAGGCTGCGGGGCCCGGCGCCGACGATGGGACCGTGACGGACTACGCCATCCAGATGGCGGACTGTGCTGAGGGGTGGTGA
- a CDS encoding helix-turn-helix transcriptional regulator yields MAKEPLKVLTESMFYVLLSLLRQERCGAEIVQFVDDITAGRVPLGPGTLYTILAKFQEERLIEETAVEGRKRTYALTDRGRALFRQELSRLKMCVADGEREEAAGGKEGGR; encoded by the coding sequence ATGGCCAAGGAACCGCTGAAGGTGCTGACGGAGAGCATGTTTTACGTACTGCTGTCCCTGCTGCGGCAGGAGCGCTGCGGCGCGGAGATCGTGCAGTTCGTGGACGACATCACCGCCGGGAGGGTGCCTCTGGGACCCGGGACGCTGTATACGATCCTGGCCAAGTTCCAGGAGGAGCGGCTCATCGAGGAGACGGCGGTGGAGGGCCGCAAGCGGACCTACGCCCTGACGGACCGGGGCCGGGCCCTGTTCCGCCAGGAGCTGAGCCGGCTGAAGATGTGCGTGGCCGACGGCGAGCGGGAGGAAGCAGCCGGCGGAAAGGAGGGGGGCCGATGA
- a CDS encoding cell wall hydrolase — MRKDVTDMKRTTLCGLMAACALTWAALPGRASAARMVPVQVDGTVLPTVNYLTDGVTYAPLRSLLDTFGGWEISWDSAEQVAVAQSEDLRLTADPDADTITAGGATYSGKVFVERGRTYVPVRLVTDLCGGSTSWDRYLGGAAVTSPDAQHDAADLYWLSRIISAESRGEAMEGQIAVGNVVLNRVAAEEFPDTIPAVIFDRKHDVQFTPVANGSVFLTPTAASVEAARRTLNGENTAGSALYFYAPALSQGVWINANRTYLMTIGCHRFYL, encoded by the coding sequence ATGCGAAAGGACGTGACCGACATGAAACGGACAACACTCTGCGGCCTCATGGCCGCCTGCGCCCTGACCTGGGCAGCCCTGCCGGGCCGGGCCTCCGCCGCCCGGATGGTGCCGGTACAGGTGGACGGCACGGTGCTGCCCACCGTCAACTATCTCACCGACGGCGTCACCTACGCACCTCTGCGGAGCCTGCTGGACACCTTCGGCGGCTGGGAGATCTCCTGGGACAGCGCCGAACAGGTGGCCGTGGCCCAGTCGGAGGATCTGCGCCTGACCGCAGACCCGGACGCCGACACCATCACCGCCGGCGGCGCTACATACAGCGGCAAGGTCTTTGTGGAACGGGGCCGGACCTATGTGCCGGTGCGGCTGGTGACGGACCTCTGCGGCGGCAGCACCAGCTGGGACCGGTATCTCGGCGGCGCCGCCGTCACCTCCCCGGACGCACAGCACGACGCTGCGGACCTGTACTGGCTCAGCCGCATCATCAGCGCCGAAAGCCGGGGCGAGGCCATGGAGGGCCAGATCGCCGTGGGCAACGTGGTGCTGAACCGGGTGGCGGCGGAGGAGTTCCCCGACACCATCCCCGCCGTGATCTTCGACCGCAAGCACGACGTGCAGTTCACGCCGGTGGCCAACGGCTCCGTGTTCCTCACCCCCACGGCGGCCTCCGTGGAGGCCGCCAGGCGCACGCTGAACGGAGAGAACACCGCAGGCAGCGCGCTGTACTTCTATGCCCCGGCCCTGTCCCAGGGCGTGTGGATCAACGCAAACCGCACCTATCTCATGACCATCGGCTGTCACCGTTTTTACCTGTGA
- a CDS encoding TIGR04255 family protein, which produces MLFSDHPRTHYRAAPTHEVICQLRFPPILSINTTEPADFQEAIRAEFPQYARREDAVPPQITGLGGPNLKIQQQPPVANYHFLSADGQWKLNVTRDFIALSTLRYPGWEAFARQLDKPLAAFIRLYKPAYFQRVGLRYLNIISRARLGLEGRNWAELIAPAYTAPLREGDVDEERFLNCASDVTVKLDSSCQAKIHAGPGRIKNNAPGAVQDPEVKFIFDMDLFMAGNTPCTLAAAALETLHGHAGRIFEGALTDTLRDAMDPE; this is translated from the coding sequence ATGCTGTTTTCCGATCATCCCCGGACCCACTACCGGGCCGCACCGACCCATGAGGTCATCTGCCAGCTGCGCTTTCCCCCCATTCTCTCCATCAACACCACGGAACCGGCCGACTTCCAGGAGGCCATCCGGGCGGAGTTTCCCCAGTACGCCCGCCGGGAGGATGCCGTACCGCCCCAGATCACCGGCTTGGGAGGACCCAATCTGAAAATCCAGCAGCAGCCCCCTGTGGCCAACTATCACTTCCTCTCCGCCGACGGCCAGTGGAAGCTGAATGTGACCCGGGATTTCATCGCCCTGTCCACCCTCCGCTATCCCGGCTGGGAGGCCTTTGCCCGCCAGCTGGACAAGCCCCTGGCGGCCTTCATCCGGCTGTACAAGCCCGCCTATTTTCAGCGGGTGGGGCTGCGGTATCTGAACATCATCTCCCGCGCCCGTCTGGGCCTGGAGGGCCGGAACTGGGCGGAGCTGATCGCCCCGGCCTACACCGCCCCCCTGCGGGAGGGCGACGTGGACGAGGAGCGGTTCCTCAACTGCGCCAGCGATGTAACAGTCAAGCTGGACTCCAGCTGCCAGGCCAAGATCCACGCCGGTCCCGGCCGGATCAAAAACAACGCCCCCGGCGCCGTCCAGGACCCGGAGGTGAAGTTCATCTTCGACATGGATCTGTTCATGGCGGGGAACACCCCCTGCACCCTGGCCGCCGCCGCGCTGGAAACCCTCCACGGCCACGCCGGCCGCATCTTTGAAGGCGCCCTCACGGACACTCTGCGGGATGCCATGGACCCGGAATAA
- the cysK gene encoding cysteine synthase A, with the protein MNIVSSVTGLIGRTPLLELRRYSAAHDLPAVLLAKLECMNPAGSAKDRVAARMIAQAEAEGRLAPGGTIIEPTSGNTGIGLAAVGAAKGYRVILTMPDTMSVERRSLIAAYGAEIVLTPGAEGMSGAVTKAEELRRTIPGSIIAGQFDNPANPAAHFDTTGPEIWADTDGTVDIFVAGIGTGGTISGVGRYLKERKPGVRVVGVEPASSPLLTQGHAGPHGLQGIGANFVPGNLDRSVVDEILAATEVDAYAAGRALARTEGVLAGITSGAALWAAGELARRPENRGKVIVALLPDSGERYLSTPLFRD; encoded by the coding sequence ATGAACATCGTTTCCAGCGTCACCGGCCTCATTGGCCGCACGCCGCTTTTGGAGCTGCGCCGGTACAGCGCCGCTCACGATCTGCCCGCCGTGCTCCTGGCCAAGCTGGAGTGCATGAACCCCGCCGGCAGCGCCAAGGACCGGGTGGCGGCCCGGATGATCGCCCAGGCGGAGGCAGAGGGCCGCCTGGCCCCCGGCGGCACTATCATTGAGCCCACCTCCGGCAACACCGGCATCGGCCTAGCCGCCGTGGGCGCCGCCAAGGGCTACCGGGTGATTTTGACCATGCCGGACACCATGAGCGTGGAGCGGCGGAGCCTGATCGCTGCCTACGGCGCGGAGATCGTCCTGACGCCGGGGGCGGAGGGCATGTCCGGTGCCGTGACCAAGGCGGAGGAGCTGCGCCGGACCATCCCCGGCAGCATCATCGCCGGGCAGTTCGACAACCCCGCCAACCCGGCGGCCCACTTTGACACCACCGGCCCGGAGATCTGGGCCGACACCGACGGCACCGTGGACATCTTCGTGGCGGGCATCGGCACCGGCGGCACCATCAGCGGCGTAGGCCGGTATCTCAAGGAGCGCAAGCCCGGCGTGCGGGTCGTGGGCGTGGAGCCCGCCTCCTCACCTCTGCTGACGCAGGGCCATGCGGGGCCCCACGGCCTCCAGGGCATCGGCGCCAACTTTGTGCCCGGGAACCTGGACCGGTCCGTGGTGGACGAGATCCTGGCTGCAACAGAGGTCGACGCCTACGCCGCCGGCCGGGCCCTGGCCCGGACCGAGGGCGTGCTGGCCGGCATCACCTCCGGCGCCGCGCTGTGGGCGGCGGGAGAGCTGGCCCGGCGGCCGGAGAACCGGGGCAAGGTGATCGTGGCCCTGCTGCCGGACAGCGGCGAGCGGTATCTGTCCACCCCGCTGTTCCGGGATTGA
- a CDS encoding butyryl-CoA:acetate CoA-transferase, whose protein sequence is MNLHQEYQAKLVTPEEAVKAVKSGDWVDYTTNVCFPPLLDAALAERRDELTDVKVRGNLLFGPLQIVECDPTREHFCYNSWHCSAYERKLSDRGLCSYIPMIFRNVVPYYRHFLTVNLAMMCVPPMDKHGYFNLSCATGVARGILDKADIVILEVNEHLPYIYGGFDESIHLSEVDYIVEGPHDPLPEFPVAEAAEEDRRIAELLVPYVRDGAALQLGIGPMPNVVGSLLAQSDVKDLTMHTELCGDAYFRLYEAGKLTNARCALHPRKGLTGIVFGSRALYDWVDRNPAVTAAPLEYINAPATIAQLENMVSINSCISADLYGQVCAESAGLRHISGTGGQLDYLTGAADAKGGKAFICMTSSFVDKAGVRRSRILPHFEGDIVTDPRSQAYYIVTEFGAVNLAGRSTWERAELLISIAHPDFREELTAAAERQKIWRRSNKR, encoded by the coding sequence ATGAATCTCCATCAGGAATACCAGGCAAAGCTGGTGACGCCGGAGGAGGCGGTGAAGGCCGTCAAAAGCGGGGACTGGGTGGACTACACCACCAACGTCTGCTTCCCGCCCCTGCTGGACGCCGCCCTGGCAGAGCGCCGGGACGAGCTGACAGACGTGAAGGTGCGGGGAAACCTCCTGTTCGGGCCGCTTCAGATCGTGGAGTGCGACCCCACAAGAGAGCATTTCTGCTACAACTCCTGGCACTGCTCTGCCTATGAGCGCAAGCTCTCTGATCGGGGCCTTTGCAGCTACATCCCCATGATCTTCCGAAATGTGGTGCCCTACTACCGCCATTTTCTCACGGTGAACCTGGCCATGATGTGCGTGCCGCCCATGGACAAGCACGGATACTTCAACCTCTCCTGCGCCACGGGCGTGGCCCGGGGGATCCTGGACAAGGCCGATATCGTGATCCTGGAGGTCAACGAGCACCTGCCTTACATCTACGGCGGCTTCGACGAGTCCATTCACCTCTCGGAGGTGGACTACATCGTGGAGGGTCCCCACGATCCCCTGCCGGAGTTCCCGGTGGCGGAGGCCGCAGAGGAGGACCGCCGCATCGCGGAGCTGCTGGTGCCCTATGTCCGGGACGGGGCGGCCTTGCAGCTGGGCATCGGGCCCATGCCCAACGTGGTGGGGTCATTGCTGGCCCAATCCGACGTGAAGGATCTGACCATGCACACGGAGCTGTGCGGCGATGCCTACTTCCGGCTGTATGAAGCCGGAAAGCTGACCAATGCCCGCTGCGCCCTTCATCCACGAAAGGGCCTCACCGGCATCGTGTTCGGGTCACGGGCGCTGTACGACTGGGTGGACCGGAACCCGGCCGTGACGGCGGCGCCCCTGGAGTACATCAACGCCCCGGCCACCATCGCGCAGCTGGAGAACATGGTGTCCATCAACAGCTGCATTTCCGCCGACCTCTACGGCCAGGTCTGCGCCGAGAGCGCGGGGCTGCGGCACATCAGCGGCACCGGCGGCCAGCTGGACTACCTGACCGGCGCGGCGGACGCCAAGGGGGGCAAGGCCTTCATCTGCATGACGTCCTCCTTTGTGGACAAGGCGGGGGTCCGCCGCTCCCGCATCCTGCCCCACTTTGAAGGCGACATCGTCACAGACCCCCGGAGCCAGGCCTATTATATCGTCACCGAGTTCGGCGCCGTCAATCTGGCGGGCCGGTCCACCTGGGAGCGGGCGGAGCTGCTGATCTCCATTGCCCACCCGGACTTCCGGGAGGAGCTGACCGCCGCGGCGGAACGGCAGAAAATCTGGCGCCGGTCCAACAAGCGCTGA
- a CDS encoding metal-dependent hydrolase: MKIQFLGHACFLLDDGSCKALVDPFLTGNPLAAVSADSVEADMIFVTHGHGDHVGDAVDIARRTGAQICCSVDLAEAVFGPAGVPAVAGNLGGWIKTSFGRVKLTPAIHGSGVPGGLACGFLFEMGGKKIYHAGDTALTCDMTLLAAEQVDVALLPIGDFYTMGPQDALRAVEMIRPALTIPMHFNTMPPIVQDGAAFAAASAAAGFPARVLAPGETLEL, encoded by the coding sequence ATGAAGATCCAGTTTCTGGGACACGCCTGTTTTTTGCTGGATGACGGCAGCTGTAAGGCGCTGGTGGACCCCTTCCTGACCGGCAACCCCTTGGCGGCGGTTTCCGCCGATTCGGTGGAGGCGGACATGATTTTTGTCACCCACGGTCACGGAGACCACGTGGGCGACGCCGTGGACATCGCCCGGCGCACCGGCGCCCAGATCTGCTGCTCCGTGGATCTGGCGGAGGCGGTGTTCGGTCCTGCCGGTGTGCCGGCGGTGGCCGGGAATTTGGGAGGCTGGATCAAGACGTCCTTTGGCCGTGTGAAGCTGACTCCTGCTATCCACGGCAGCGGCGTGCCGGGAGGCCTGGCCTGTGGCTTTCTCTTTGAGATGGGCGGGAAGAAGATCTATCATGCCGGCGACACCGCCCTGACCTGCGACATGACGCTGCTGGCGGCAGAGCAGGTGGACGTGGCGCTGCTGCCCATCGGGGACTTCTACACGATGGGTCCCCAGGACGCCCTGCGGGCGGTGGAGATGATCCGTCCGGCGCTGACCATCCCCATGCACTTCAACACCATGCCGCCCATCGTTCAGGACGGCGCCGCCTTCGCCGCGGCGTCCGCCGCCGCCGGCTTCCCGGCCAGGGTCCTGGCGCCCGGCGAGACGCTGGAGCTGTAA
- a CDS encoding alcohol dehydrogenase catalytic domain-containing protein, which produces MLAYTYVERGKFALLEKPKPVLLADRDALVRVTLASICTSDLHIKHGSVPRAVPGITVGHEMVGVVEEVGPGVKNLRPGDRVAVNVETFCGECFFCRHGWVNNCTDPSGGWALGCRIDGGQAEYVRVPYADQGLTKIPAGVTDAQALFVGDILATGWWAADIAEIKPGDTVLILGAGPTGLCTLQCVLLKEPGQVVVCEKDPARRAFVEAHYPGVTTVGPEDAEAAVRARSAHGGADAVLEVAGGEETFRLAWQCARPNAVVVVVALYDRAQTLPLPEMYGKNLTFKTGGVDGCRCGEILEAVAAGKLDTTPLITHTYPLKEIEAAYDLFENRRDGVIKVAVIP; this is translated from the coding sequence ATGTTGGCCTATACGTATGTGGAGCGGGGGAAATTTGCCCTCCTGGAAAAGCCGAAGCCGGTGCTGCTGGCAGACCGGGACGCCCTGGTGCGGGTGACCCTGGCCAGCATCTGCACCAGCGACCTGCACATCAAACACGGCTCCGTGCCCCGGGCGGTGCCCGGGATCACCGTGGGCCATGAAATGGTGGGTGTGGTGGAGGAAGTGGGGCCCGGCGTGAAGAATCTGCGGCCCGGGGACCGGGTGGCGGTGAATGTGGAGACCTTCTGCGGAGAGTGCTTTTTCTGCCGCCATGGCTGGGTCAACAACTGCACGGACCCCAGCGGCGGCTGGGCCCTGGGCTGCCGTATCGACGGAGGCCAGGCGGAGTACGTCCGGGTGCCCTATGCCGACCAGGGCCTGACGAAGATTCCAGCGGGCGTCACCGACGCCCAGGCCCTGTTCGTGGGGGACATCCTGGCCACCGGCTGGTGGGCGGCGGACATCGCGGAGATCAAGCCGGGGGACACGGTGCTGATTCTGGGCGCCGGGCCCACGGGCCTGTGTACCCTCCAGTGCGTGCTGCTGAAGGAACCGGGACAGGTGGTGGTCTGTGAAAAGGACCCGGCCCGCCGGGCCTTCGTGGAGGCCCATTACCCCGGCGTCACCACGGTGGGGCCGGAGGATGCGGAGGCGGCGGTCCGCGCCCGCAGCGCCCACGGCGGCGCCGACGCGGTGCTGGAGGTGGCCGGCGGGGAGGAGACCTTCCGCCTGGCCTGGCAGTGCGCCCGGCCCAACGCCGTGGTGGTGGTCGTGGCCCTGTACGACCGGGCCCAGACCCTGCCCCTGCCGGAGATGTACGGCAAGAACCTGACCTTCAAGACCGGCGGTGTGGACGGCTGCCGCTGCGGCGAGATTCTGGAGGCGGTCGCTGCGGGAAAGCTGGACACCACGCCGCTCATCACCCACACCTATCCCCTGAAAGAGATCGAGGCGGCCTACGACCTCTTTGAAAACCGCCGGGACGGCGTCATCAAGGTGGCCGTAATACCCTGA
- a CDS encoding cytochrome C biogenesis protein, translated as MNERYCKLEIFIPESHLEVLAEALRAVDAGHIGRYDGCFSYAPVTGCWRPLPGSAPYLGQKGELSREPEVKVEVTCLRSRAAETVAAVKRVHPYEEPVINVIPLLGIGL; from the coding sequence ATGAACGAGCGCTACTGCAAGCTGGAGATCTTTATTCCCGAGAGCCATCTGGAGGTTTTGGCGGAGGCGCTGCGGGCGGTGGACGCCGGCCACATCGGCCGGTACGACGGCTGCTTTTCCTACGCCCCCGTCACCGGCTGCTGGCGGCCCCTGCCGGGCTCCGCGCCGTATCTGGGCCAGAAGGGAGAGCTGAGCCGGGAGCCGGAGGTGAAGGTGGAAGTCACCTGCCTCCGCTCCCGGGCGGCGGAGACCGTGGCGGCGGTGAAGCGGGTCCACCCCTATGAGGAGCCGGTCATCAACGTGATCCCCCTGCTGGGGATCGGACTGTAA
- a CDS encoding MarR family transcriptional regulator: METLHYLLMRAHSLLNRRILDEAAVLGLSPGQPKVLEYLHLRGEQNQRAIAGYCRIEPATVGSILSRMEEAGLVERRQKPGDRRALYVSLTPPGEAAAEAVAALFDRADTQAASLLTAEETAQLTALLEKVCAALPEEAQA; this comes from the coding sequence ATGGAGACCCTGCACTATCTTCTGATGCGCGCCCACTCCCTGCTCAACCGCCGGATCCTGGACGAGGCGGCAGTCCTCGGGCTCTCGCCCGGCCAGCCTAAGGTGCTGGAATATCTGCATCTCCGCGGAGAGCAGAACCAGCGCGCCATCGCCGGCTACTGCCGCATTGAGCCCGCTACCGTGGGCAGCATCCTCTCCCGGATGGAGGAGGCGGGGCTGGTGGAGCGGCGGCAGAAGCCCGGGGACCGGAGGGCGCTGTATGTCTCCCTGACCCCTCCCGGAGAGGCGGCGGCGGAGGCCGTGGCCGCCCTGTTCGACCGGGCGGACACCCAGGCCGCCTCCCTGCTGACGGCGGAGGAGACCGCTCAACTGACGGCGCTGCTGGAAAAGGTCTGCGCCGCTCTGCCGGAGGAGGCACAGGCATGA
- a CDS encoding YitT family protein: MNQIQKPTVTLKRWLFLAVGLAIMSLGVALSIRANLGTSPISSVPYVCSLFSPLSVGSATIVMHCLMILAQILLLRRRYDPVQLLQLPVALAFGWLTDAAMWATGAVQCGAYWQQWLVCLLGVALVAVGVSFEVTAGVAPLAGEGTVLALCQVLPVKFGTMKVTFDVSLVLTACLLSLIFLGQLQGVREGTVAAALCVGTIARQLNKPMGRLGEKLFA; this comes from the coding sequence ATGAATCAGATCCAAAAACCCACTGTCACTCTCAAGCGCTGGCTCTTTCTGGCGGTGGGCCTGGCCATCATGTCTCTGGGGGTAGCGCTGTCCATCCGGGCAAATCTGGGCACCTCCCCCATCTCCAGCGTGCCCTATGTATGCAGTCTGTTCTCCCCTCTGAGCGTGGGGTCCGCCACCATTGTCATGCACTGTCTCATGATCCTGGCGCAGATTCTGCTTCTGCGTCGGCGCTATGACCCCGTGCAGCTTTTGCAGCTGCCGGTGGCGCTGGCGTTCGGCTGGCTGACCGATGCGGCCATGTGGGCCACCGGAGCGGTCCAGTGCGGCGCCTACTGGCAGCAGTGGCTGGTGTGCCTGTTGGGCGTTGCTCTGGTAGCCGTGGGCGTCAGCTTCGAGGTCACCGCTGGGGTTGCGCCCCTGGCCGGTGAGGGCACGGTGCTGGCACTTTGCCAGGTGCTGCCGGTGAAATTCGGCACCATGAAGGTGACCTTTGACGTGAGCCTGGTACTGACGGCCTGCCTCCTGTCCCTGATCTTCCTGGGCCAGCTCCAGGGCGTTCGGGAGGGCACCGTGGCGGCGGCCCTGTGCGTGGGAACCATCGCCCGCCAGCTGAACAAGCCCATGGGGCGTCTGGGGGAGAAACTTTTTGCATGA
- the yaaA gene encoding peroxide stress protein YaaA, whose translation MRIIISPAKKMVEDPDTFLPEGLPAFLPEAERLLSALRTLTPRELKRLWACNDAIAALNVERLSHMDLRRARTPALLAYEGIQYRYLAPGVLEEGALQYVASHLRIVSGLYGLLRPFDAVTPYRLEMQARLAVDGHRDLYGFWGGRLGEALGAETDTVIDLASKEYSRAVLPHLPPATRVVTCVFGEEKDGRVVEKGTLCKMARGEMVRYMAERRIRRPEELTAFAALSYRYDPARSSADRLVFLREREDEK comes from the coding sequence GTGCGCATCATCATCTCCCCCGCCAAGAAGATGGTGGAGGATCCGGACACCTTCCTGCCGGAGGGCCTGCCCGCATTCCTGCCGGAGGCGGAGCGGCTGCTCTCCGCCCTGCGGACTCTGACGCCCCGGGAGCTGAAGAGGCTCTGGGCCTGCAATGACGCCATCGCCGCCCTGAACGTGGAGCGGCTTTCTCATATGGACCTGCGCCGGGCCCGGACCCCGGCTCTGCTGGCCTACGAGGGCATCCAGTACCGCTACCTGGCCCCCGGCGTACTGGAGGAGGGGGCGCTTCAATACGTGGCGTCGCATCTGCGGATCGTCTCCGGCCTCTACGGCCTTCTGCGGCCCTTCGACGCCGTGACACCCTACCGGCTGGAGATGCAGGCCAGGCTGGCCGTGGATGGACACCGGGACCTCTACGGCTTCTGGGGCGGCCGCCTGGGGGAGGCTCTGGGGGCGGAGACGGACACGGTCATCGACTTGGCCTCCAAAGAGTACAGCCGGGCGGTGCTGCCCCACCTGCCCCCTGCGACCCGGGTGGTGACCTGCGTGTTCGGGGAAGAAAAAGACGGCCGGGTGGTGGAAAAAGGGACACTGTGCAAGATGGCCCGGGGAGAGATGGTCCGCTATATGGCGGAGCGGCGCATCCGGCGGCCGGAGGAGCTGACCGCCTTCGCCGCCCTGAGCTACCGGTATGACCCGGCCCGCTCCAGCGCGGACCGGCTGGTATTTTTGCGGGAACGGGAGGACGAAAAATGA